AACCCGCGCCGACACCCGCACGACAACGCCAACGCCGCACAACCTGCACCAGGCCAAACGACAACACCGACAATCGCAAGCGCCCAAGCTCACCACGACCCACCGCCTTATCGCCATGCAGTTGAGCGCGATAGCAGGAAAGGTAGTCAGGTACGTCAGCCCTACCTAACCGACTCCAAAGAACACGCGGAAGAACTCATTCAACAACCGCCCCCCCGGGTCCAACTCCGCCCGCTTCGCAGCCATCGCCTCCAGCCGCGCGCCCAACGCCGCCACCGCCTGCGTCCGCGTGAACCCGAACGTCTGGTTCGGCAGCGGGACCCCGCCGCGCTCGCTGCACCATTCATTGAATGCCGCAAGAAACGGCTTCCACCCCGGATTCGCCGTCGACACAGGATCGATCGTCATCACACTTCCGTCCCAAGAATACGAAAGCGTCGACTTCCGGTCCTGCGCGATCCGATACCCCACATGCAACATATTCGTCCGGTAACCTTCGGTGTTATAGTAACTCTTCACCCATTTGGCATAGGCGGGCAGTATCTTCCCGTACTTCTCTTCCGGAAACGCCCACAAGCTGAACGTGTACCGGCTGTCGTCGGATTTTTCCGGATACCGGATGATCTGATCCGTGGCCACCGTGTTCTTGCTCCGGATCACGTTCTCCAGCTTGAACCGCCACAACGCTCCGAATCCATCCACCACGCCGTACCGCACCACCTTGTTCGGAATATCGCGCTCCGCCTGGAAGCACGTCCGCGGACCGGCCACGGACCACAAGTAGTTCCGCAGCGGCCAAACGGCCTCGTCCGGCTTCCCCTTCGCCCGCGGATTGTACCTCCGGAACTCCACCGTCACCAGCTCGTCGAAAAGGAACATGTAGTACATCATCGAGTACCCACGCGCCCAAAGCTCCGGCAGGCGCGAGGCGAACTCCTTCACCGTGAACGTCTCGTGCATCACCTCCATCGGCTGAATCGGCTTGATCCGGAACGTCGCCTCCGTGACGATCCCGAATGTCCCATAGCTGCACCGCAGCATCTGCATCAGCTCCGGGTCGCTCTCCTCGCTCGCCTCCAGCATTTCGCCCGCAGGCAGCACCAGCTTCATCGCGATACAGTATGAGCTCACCTGCCCGAACTCGCCCGGCATGGACCCATCCTTCGTCCCCGCGCACGCGG
This DNA window, taken from Bryobacteraceae bacterium, encodes the following:
- a CDS encoding FAD-binding oxidoreductase; this translates as MAATEVSNWFGDLIAHPRVLAEASSVQDIVDILRNPRKFPSPVRAFGSNHSTAACSAADGGTMIRMLGMNRVLEVTTDTVRVEAGAILYDVAHHLQERGMQFYVNTEIGNLSIGSAACAGTKDGSMPGEFGQVSSYCIAMKLVLPAGEMLEASEESDPELMQMLRCSYGTFGIVTEATFRIKPIQPMEVMHETFTVKEFASRLPELWARGYSMMYYMFLFDELVTVEFRRYNPRAKGKPDEAVWPLRNYLWSVAGPRTCFQAERDIPNKVVRYGVVDGFGALWRFKLENVIRSKNTVATDQIIRYPEKSDDSRYTFSLWAFPEEKYGKILPAYAKWVKSYYNTEGYRTNMLHVGYRIAQDRKSTLSYSWDGSVMTIDPVSTANPGWKPFLAAFNEWCSERGGVPLPNQTFGFTRTQAVAALGARLEAMAAKRAELDPGGRLLNEFFRVFFGVG